In Xiphophorus hellerii strain 12219 chromosome 4, Xiphophorus_hellerii-4.1, whole genome shotgun sequence, a single genomic region encodes these proteins:
- the LOC116718223 gene encoding mucin-17 isoform X1 — MLMEVCYTNGLETDLSQQYPPPLLPKPGKDNARLQKLKKKRAKKKGSLSQTPIPFRSCLSPVNEASTDLEHSDQCSPPRTPESLYVADSSVSGYPFGSFYDHSVPAFPHPQGSFNGQTNSFHPPSHPAGYRTSQPQVAPLYECSSFLFDDASPFIVPPLTSSAAWQQVSAPRLPPAFNMTSNSHGSVTTVSPVAILQCSPKISTHSLTLSTGAASSGIDLTPSHVAGLSPAPVPLSVSNTHTQPFIPSQRETNTNIKDDFQRQTLTRANIACSGNSALRQMSSEITASKISLVDAVKEPQIEAMPAKIYTSKATFYEISKPHSVQDLTVMNLSHQEASSSGGFSQKAYVPSLNADQELSSPWIQSVRPSPLAYTPAQMSTPIFETSKPNPLTSNVNPTFNSFQDLQAPVIKKEALRDNSAIPTWSLGKPSAVTEAQKQTDDNNQTFIKQQNMYREIEIPSTRKSTMNLSLVTCESPHHRENMNMHEFPVVRPTVTQFVNPNTDQVAESKASSLPKVPSFLSVPKNLSPTPLISVQGSQSPSPVFSTYRPPVVEARKSLTSLLETQMSLASSKPKSRSTYYGLTPVEYAAYGGIRTGLSHGNAAHPATDENSDITHTDKTLEDLGVSKQEKHFNGLEDLTSMGHKEQSSHTEVPEEGIFTYNDITEESWTGTQDAVKTSAVETIEPNFPFGLAQKIILQSTSDASTTKASYSEASIPIPKAGEVHTKGLVQLSVEAGQKTSIGPNIYSSPLVKHLNAESQPKPEGVDVPLKPSTLDQTNFLPDKICIALSNVTNINEQLEKMEISPTKVNPSLLNNINVQPAATFITNPADCETKVFPNPIAQVQSKFPESQVINSRAISGKESAELVSEIQLSSKTNDGVQDRNDAELKCQIKASKSITLPNKTNMGNILSSTPANTEHTHEKIPKEPLIPTRGLMLPHEPVTASVCSGQYDICVVSSPKTSTRIMHPHSTETQVCTNHQALKNNFNLLPSNFLNANILPSKPTTETKTHTTLGATTNTNHPHVPMKELEKLTIPANVPVKTQNNLGWHFPSQAMQAETLHATSFTSTEMYTQTTKNSLNTQVNPHFSLANTKAESFAPKEIGNMSMPISECKLSNKLPANTSLSAQNGATQHLTAQSNVGFCSNVDNILTTENTIPNILHMEASLTTLAESAVIVKPALNVQQPSKTMIPSSPTMRQIPPKSPQIKLDRLDNHFASKSSMNERSVNGPLEGKASPNLQHVNRSIEAPMHQIIKTTVKENYAVIEPVMDPKCLASPSSKTKNSSTPAMKAQISIASGQIETNIFGLSENTQLVKPNQISLPVNTSHQFSNANQLPTISQTNAPNENPQSFPYAEHSTKIIQPLKEANKDFKVPCSPTITNKPWAAIRASPLLEPRVSYTPIQTYAPTLPQSYPSPVTLDISANTNPSPTTVNQLKHSPSTPFQNITPNSVVQQHEKSVKESILKPETKMSPPNDSSVNEIKLISPPENMKTNKFSNREETLSSLITKHSMASDSALNSASILKAKPSIQLVESRPSSAVAETKPSLVKPEPSKPLANSIQSSSHLNNEKPVENASLEQPAADTVMKPSIVKDAVIDSATPASLPQASVSVKAPSPNRGTSPSSQLKTGLKGKDILKAISTPEEMPAVESFMKSTTSTASSATEKKWVAEGTSSSSTERKPTQKLKGLKGKLSGWTRLKKHMVVEPEEPKFPDPVDKPLVTPIGSDRITDNMMDMPPADQDMNQEVIQNSVGPKALKMWDALLFQMFSTKEKIMHQINSNNKDSETKKASKDEQAVLPSFVNRLPILLYSPRFNARKLKEAAEKPLNKIAAAFEIGLIKRKSQEEEHKDFNRTAKGFGPTKNTDVTDEANG, encoded by the coding sequence ATGCTGATGGAAGTGTGTTACACTAATGGACTGGAGACAGACCTTTCACAGCAGTATCCTCCCCCTCTACTGCCAAAACCAGGCAAGGACAATGCAAGACTTCAGAAACTTAAGAAGAAGAGAGCCAAGAAAAAAGGCAGCCTCTCTCAGACGCCCATCCCCTTCCGCTCCTGTTTATCGCCTGTCAATGAAGCCAGCACAGACCTAGAGCACAGTGACCAGTGCAGCCCACCAAGGACACCAGAGTCACTCTACGTTGCTGACTCCTCTGTCTCCGGTTATCCCTTTGGCTCGTTCTACGATCACTCTGTACCTGCATTCCCTCATCCTCAGGGCAGTTTTAATGGACAAACCAATAGCTTTCACCCTCCATCCCACCCAGCTGGGTACAGGACCTCTCAACCGCAAGTAGCTCCGCTGTACGAGTGCTCCTCTTTCCTATTTGATGATGCTTCTCCCTTCATAGTTCCACCTTTGACATCTTCAGCAGCATGGCAGCAGGTTTCTGCACCACGTCTTCCCCCAGCTTTCAACATGACATCAAATTCCCATGGGTCAGTCACAACAGTCTCTCCAGTTGCCATTTTGCAGTGCAGCCCAAAAATATCAACCCACAGTCTGACCCTGTCCACTGGTGCTGCCAGCTCCGGCATTGACCTAACGCCTTCTCACGTTGCAGGTCTTTCTCCTGCTCCAGTGCCCCTATCAGTTTCAAACACTCATACACAGCCATTCATTCCCAGCCAGAGGGAGACAAACACTAATATAAAGGATGACTTTCAGAGACAGACATTAACTAGAGCTAACATAGCCTGCAGTGGCAACAGTGCTCTTCGGCAGATGTCTTCTGAGATAACTGCCTCTAAAATATCTCTTGTCGATGCAGTGAAAGAGCCACAGATTGAAGCCATGCCAGCTAAAATCTACACATCTAAGGCCACATTTTATGAGATATCCAAACCTCACTCTGTCCAGGATCTCACAGTGATGAACCTATCCCACCAAGAAGCCTCTTCATCTGGAGGATTCAGTCAGAAAGCCTATGTGCCATCATTAAATGCTGATCAAGAACTGTCTTCACCTTGGATCCAGAGTGTGAGACCTTCGCCTTTGGCTTACACACCAGCTCAAATGTCAACTCCTATTTTTGAAACATCAAAACCCAACCCACTTACATCCAATGTGAACCCTACTTTCAACTCCTTCCAGGATTTACAAGCACCAGTTATTAAGAAAGAGGCACTTAGAGACAATTCAGCAATTCCAACTTGGTCTTTGGGTAAACCTTCAGCTGTGACTGAAGCACAAAAGCAAACTGATGACAATAACCAAACTTTcatcaaacaacaaaatatgtatAGAGAGATAGAAATTCCCAGTACACGGAAGAGTACAATGAATCTAAGTTTGGTCACTTGTGAGTCACCACACCACAGAGAGAATATGAATATGCACGAATTTCCTGTGGTTAGACCTACAGTAACACAGTTTGTCAACCCCAACACAGACCAGGTAGCAGAAAGCAAAGCTTCATCTCTGCCAAAGGTGCCATCATTTCTTTCTGTACCAAAGAATCTCAGCCCTACACCTTTGATTTCAGTGCAAGGGTCACAAAGTCCAAGCCCAGTGTTCTCCACCTATCGTCCTCCTGTAGTGGAGGCACGCAAGTCTTTGACCTCACTTTTGGAGACACAAATGTCATTAGCAAGCTCGAAGCCCAAATCCCGTTCTACATATTACGGACTAACTCCAGTTGAGTATGCTGCCTATGGTGGAATAAGGACAGGTCTTTCCCATGGCAATGCTGCGCATCCTGCCACTGATGAAAACTCTGACATCACCCATACAGACAAAACTCTAGAGGACTTGGGTGTCtcaaagcaagaaaaacatttcaatggaCTTGAGGACCTAACTTCCATGGGTCACAAAGAACAGTCATCCCACACAGAAGTTCCAGAGGAAGGGATTTTCACATATAATGATATCACAGAGGAAAGTTGGACTGGAACTCAGGATGCAGTAAAAACATCTGCAGTGGAAACAATAGAACCCAACTTTCCCTTTGGATTGGCACAGAAAATAATACTGCAATCCACAAGTGATGCATCCACAACTAAAGCCTCATACTCAGAGGCTTCAATACCAATACCTAAAGCAGGTGAGGTACACACAAAAGGTCTGGTGCAGCTTTCAGTAGAAGCAGGGCAAAAAACAAGCATTGGCCCAAACATTTACTCCTCACCTTTggtcaaacatttaaatgcagaaTCACAACCTAAACCAGAAGGAGTAGATGTTCCCCTCAAACCATCAACTCTTGATCAAACTAATTTTTTGCCTGATAAAATCTGCATTGCATTGTCCAATgttacaaatataaatgaacaattagaaaaaatggaaataagtcCTACTAAAGTCAATCCATCATTACTCAATAATATAAATGTTCAACCAGCTGCCACGTTTATAACAAATCCAGCAGACTGTGAAACAAAAGTTTTTCCAAACCCTATAGCCCAGGTACAGAGTAAATTCCCAGAAAGTCAAGTTATAAATAGCAGAGCTATTTCAGGTAAAGAGTCTGCTGAACTGGTTTCAGAAATCCAGCTGTCTAGTAAAACAAATGACGGTGTTCAAGACAGAAACGATGCTGAGTTGAAATGCCAAATTAAGGCAAGCAAAAGCATTACTctaccaaataaaacaaatatgggGAACATCTTGTCATCTACACCTGCAAATACAGAGCACACTCATGAAAAAATACCCAAAGAGCCTCTTATCCCTACCAGAGGACTGATGCTTCCTCATGAGCCTGTGACAGCATCTGTTTGCTCTGGGCAGTACGATATCTGCGTAGTATCCTCACCAAAAACAAGCACAAGAATTATGCATCCACACAGTACAGAAACTCAAGTTTGTACAAATCACCAAGCtctaaaaaacaacttcaatttGCTCCCATCTAATTTTttgaatgcaaatattttaccaAGTAAACCtaccacagaaacaaaaacccacACCACACTTGGAGCTACAACCAACACAAACCATCCACATGTGCCAATGAAAGAGCTAGAAAAGCTAACGATACCTGCGAATGTgcctgtaaaaacacaaaataacctGGGGTGGCATTTCCCAAGTCAAGCCATGCAAGCAGAAACTCTCCATGCAACTTCATTTACATCTACAGAAATGTATACACAAACTACAAAGAATAGTCTAAACACTCAAGTGAATCCCCATTTTTCTTTAGCAAACACCAAAGCAGAAAGCTTTGCACCAAAGGAGATAGGGAACATGAGTATGCCAATAAGTGAATGTAAGTTATCCAATAAACTACCTGCAAACACAAGTTTATCTGCACAAAATGGAGCTACTCAGCACTTGACAGCCCAATCAAATGTTGGTTTCTGCAGCAATGTTGACAATATTCTCACAACTGAAAACACAATTCCAAACATACTTCACATGGAAGCATCTTTAACAACATTAGCAGAGTCAGCAGTGATTGTTAAACCAGCGCTTAATGTTCAGCAACCTAGTAAAACTATGATTCCCTCCAGCCCCACAATGAggcaaatcccaccaaaaagtCCACAGATAAAATTGGACAGATTAGATAATCATTTTGCGTCAAAGTCTTCAATGAATGAGAGATCAGTTAATGGGCCTCTTGAGGGTAAAGCGTCTCCAAATCTTCAGCATGTGAACAGATCAATAGAAGCACCTATGCACCAAATTATTAAAACTACAGTAAAGGAAAATTATGCTGTTATTGAGCCAGTTATGGATCCTAAATGCTTAGCAAGTCCAtcgtcaaaaactaaaaattctTCAACACCTGCAATGAAAGCGCAGATATCCATTGCATCAGGTCAAATTGAGACTAACATATTTGGTTTAAGTGAAAACACTCAGCTTGTAAAGCCTAATCAAATATCTTTGCCAGTAAATACATCTCATCAGTTTAGTAATGCTAATCAACTCCCAACAATATCCCAAACCAATGCCCCAAATGAGAATCCTCAATCCTTTCCATATGCTGAACACTCTACTAAAATCATCCAACCTCTCAAAGAAGCTAACAAAGATTTCAAAGTCCCATGTAGTCCTACAATTACAAATAAACCATGGGCAGCAATAAGAGCTTCTCCATTACTTGAGCCAAGGGTGAGTTACACGCCAATACAAACGTACGCTCCTACTTTACCCCAGTCCTATCCAAGTCCTGTTACTTTGGACATTTCGGCAAACACAAACCCTTCCCCAACCACTGTAAACCAACTGAAACACTCACCCAGTACGCCTTTTCAAAATATTACGCCAAACAGTGTGGTTCAGCAGCATGAGAAGTCAGTCAAAGAAAGTATCTTAAAACCAGAAACTAAAATGTCTCCACCAAATGACTCTTCGGTCAATGAGATAAAACTAATTTCCCCAccggaaaacatgaaaacaaacaaattttcaAACCGAGAAGAAACTCTCTCCTCTCTAATTACTAAACATAGCATGGCCAGTGACTCAGCTTTGAACAGTGCAtcaattttaaaagcaaaaccgTCGATTCAGCTAGTAGAGTCAAGACCTTCCTCTGCCGTGGCAGAAACGAAACCCTCATTAGTAAAGCCAGAGCCTTCAAAGCCTCTCGCCAATTCAATCCAGTCTAGTTCGCACTTGAATAATGAAAAACCAGTAGAGAATGCTTCCCTTGAACAGCCAGCAGCAGACACTGTCATGAAACCGTCCATAGTAAAAGATGCTGTGATTGATTCTGCCACTCCTGCCTCTCTGCCCCAGGCCTCAGTCTCAGTAAAAGCTCCATCTCCAAACAGAGGAACATCACCGTCATCTCAGCTAAAAACTGGACTCAAAGGCAAGGACATTCTGAAGGCCATAAGTACACCCGAGGAAATGCCAGCAGTCGAATCCTTCATGAAGTCAACGACATCAACTGCATCTTCAGCTACTGAGAAAAAGTGGGTAGCAGAGGGAACATCAAGTTCATCCACTGAGCGAAAACCAACCCAGAAGCTAAAAGGCCTTAAGGGGAAGCTCAGTGGGTGGACAAGGCTAAAAAAGCACATGGTTGTCGAGCCAGAGGAACCCAAATTTCCTGATCCCGTGGACAAACCTCTGGTTACTCCTATTGGCAGTGACAGAATAACCGATAACATGATGGACATGCCGCCTGCTGACCAGGATATGAACCAGGAAGTTATTCAGAACAGTGTAGGACCCAAGGCACTAAAGATGTGGGATGCACTCCTCTTCCAAATGTTCTCTACCAAAGAAAAAATCATGCACCAAATCAATTCCAACAACAAAGATTCAGAAACGAAAAAGGCCTCCAAAGACGAGCAGGCAGTGCTGCCATCGTTTGTCAACCGGCTGCCAATTTTACTGTACAGCCCTCGGTTTAATGCCAGGAAGCTGAAGGAAGCAGCAGAAAAGCCGCTGAATAAAATAGCAGCAGCTTTTGAAATAGGGTTGATAAAACGCAAATCTCAGGAAGAAGAACATAAGGATTTCAACAGAACGGCGAAAGGATTCGGTCCGACTAAAAACACTGATGTAACTGATGAGGCTAATGGATGA
- the LOC116718223 gene encoding uncharacterized protein LOC116718223 isoform X2, with product MLMEVCYTNGLETDLSQQYPPPLLPKPGKDNARLQKLKKKRAKKKGSLSQTPIPFRSCLSPVNEASTDLEHSDQCSPPRTPESLYVADSSVSGYPFGSFYDHSVPAFPHPQGSFNGQTNSFHPPSHPAGYRTSQPQVAPLYECSSFLFDDASPFIVPPLTSSAAWQQVSAPRLPPAFNMTSNSHGSVTTVSPVAILQCSPKISTHSLTLSTGAASSGIDLTPSHVAGLSPAPVPLSVSNTHTQPFIPSQRETNTNIKDDFQRQTLTRANIACSGNSALRQMSSEITASKISLVDAVKEPQIEAMPAKIYTSKATFYEISKPHSVQDLTVMNLSHQEASSSGGFSQKAYVPSLNADQELSSPWIQSVRPSPLAYTPAQMSTPIFETSKPNPLTSNVNPTFNSFQDLQAPVIKKEALRDNSAIPTWSLGKPSAVTEAQKQTDDNNQTFIKQQNMYREIEIPSTRKSTMNLSLVTCESPHHRENMNMHEFPVVRPTVTQFVNPNTDQVAESKASSLPKVPSFLSVPKNLSPTPLISVQGSQSPSPVFSTYRPPVVEARKSLTSLLETQMSLASSKPKSRSTYYGLTPVEYAAYGGIRTGLSHGNAAHPATDENSDITHTDKTLEDLGVSKQEKHFNGLEDLTSMGHKEQSSHTEVPEEGIFTYNDITEESWTGTQDAVKTSAVETIEPNFPFGLAQKIILQSTSDASTTKASYSEASIPIPKAGLSLSKSSISKQRNITVISAKNWTQRQGHSEGHKYTRGNASSRILHEVNDINCIFSY from the exons ATGCTGATGGAAGTGTGTTACACTAATGGACTGGAGACAGACCTTTCACAGCAGTATCCTCCCCCTCTACTGCCAAAACCAGGCAAGGACAATGCAAGACTTCAGAAACTTAAGAAGAAGAGAGCCAAGAAAAAAGGCAGCCTCTCTCAGACGCCCATCCCCTTCCGCTCCTGTTTATCGCCTGTCAATGAAGCCAGCACAGACCTAGAGCACAGTGACCAGTGCAGCCCACCAAGGACACCAGAGTCACTCTACGTTGCTGACTCCTCTGTCTCCGGTTATCCCTTTGGCTCGTTCTACGATCACTCTGTACCTGCATTCCCTCATCCTCAGGGCAGTTTTAATGGACAAACCAATAGCTTTCACCCTCCATCCCACCCAGCTGGGTACAGGACCTCTCAACCGCAAGTAGCTCCGCTGTACGAGTGCTCCTCTTTCCTATTTGATGATGCTTCTCCCTTCATAGTTCCACCTTTGACATCTTCAGCAGCATGGCAGCAGGTTTCTGCACCACGTCTTCCCCCAGCTTTCAACATGACATCAAATTCCCATGGGTCAGTCACAACAGTCTCTCCAGTTGCCATTTTGCAGTGCAGCCCAAAAATATCAACCCACAGTCTGACCCTGTCCACTGGTGCTGCCAGCTCCGGCATTGACCTAACGCCTTCTCACGTTGCAGGTCTTTCTCCTGCTCCAGTGCCCCTATCAGTTTCAAACACTCATACACAGCCATTCATTCCCAGCCAGAGGGAGACAAACACTAATATAAAGGATGACTTTCAGAGACAGACATTAACTAGAGCTAACATAGCCTGCAGTGGCAACAGTGCTCTTCGGCAGATGTCTTCTGAGATAACTGCCTCTAAAATATCTCTTGTCGATGCAGTGAAAGAGCCACAGATTGAAGCCATGCCAGCTAAAATCTACACATCTAAGGCCACATTTTATGAGATATCCAAACCTCACTCTGTCCAGGATCTCACAGTGATGAACCTATCCCACCAAGAAGCCTCTTCATCTGGAGGATTCAGTCAGAAAGCCTATGTGCCATCATTAAATGCTGATCAAGAACTGTCTTCACCTTGGATCCAGAGTGTGAGACCTTCGCCTTTGGCTTACACACCAGCTCAAATGTCAACTCCTATTTTTGAAACATCAAAACCCAACCCACTTACATCCAATGTGAACCCTACTTTCAACTCCTTCCAGGATTTACAAGCACCAGTTATTAAGAAAGAGGCACTTAGAGACAATTCAGCAATTCCAACTTGGTCTTTGGGTAAACCTTCAGCTGTGACTGAAGCACAAAAGCAAACTGATGACAATAACCAAACTTTcatcaaacaacaaaatatgtatAGAGAGATAGAAATTCCCAGTACACGGAAGAGTACAATGAATCTAAGTTTGGTCACTTGTGAGTCACCACACCACAGAGAGAATATGAATATGCACGAATTTCCTGTGGTTAGACCTACAGTAACACAGTTTGTCAACCCCAACACAGACCAGGTAGCAGAAAGCAAAGCTTCATCTCTGCCAAAGGTGCCATCATTTCTTTCTGTACCAAAGAATCTCAGCCCTACACCTTTGATTTCAGTGCAAGGGTCACAAAGTCCAAGCCCAGTGTTCTCCACCTATCGTCCTCCTGTAGTGGAGGCACGCAAGTCTTTGACCTCACTTTTGGAGACACAAATGTCATTAGCAAGCTCGAAGCCCAAATCCCGTTCTACATATTACGGACTAACTCCAGTTGAGTATGCTGCCTATGGTGGAATAAGGACAGGTCTTTCCCATGGCAATGCTGCGCATCCTGCCACTGATGAAAACTCTGACATCACCCATACAGACAAAACTCTAGAGGACTTGGGTGTCtcaaagcaagaaaaacatttcaatggaCTTGAGGACCTAACTTCCATGGGTCACAAAGAACAGTCATCCCACACAGAAGTTCCAGAGGAAGGGATTTTCACATATAATGATATCACAGAGGAAAGTTGGACTGGAACTCAGGATGCAGTAAAAACATCTGCAGTGGAAACAATAGAACCCAACTTTCCCTTTGGATTGGCACAGAAAATAATACTGCAATCCACAAGTGATGCATCCACAACTAAAGCCTCATACTCAGAGGCTTCAATACCAATACCTAAAGCAG GCCTCAGTCTCAGTAAAAGCTCCATCTCCAAACAGAGGAACATCACCGTCATCTCAGCTAAAAACTGGACTCAAAGGCAAGGACATTCTGAAGGCCATAAGTACACCCGAGGAAATGCCAGCAGTCGAATCCTTCATGAAGTCAACGACATCAACTGCATCTTCAGCTACTGA